The following coding sequences lie in one Rhodothermales bacterium genomic window:
- the recJ gene encoding single-stranded-DNA-specific exonuclease RecJ, whose amino-acid sequence MRTWRLLPQHTPIPPALLDAAGGRARLARILMQRGLVDPDRVRAFLDPGAYTPAPPEAMPGLVAGVARIEAAIRTGQRILVWGDFDVDGQTSTALFVSALEGLGARVDYHIPIRARESHGVRPDVLQTYLDDGIDLLVTCDTGIAAADAVELANAAGVDVVVTDHHDLPETLPEAIALVNPKFLPPEHPLSTLPGVGVVYKVVESLYARAGRVGEVEAFLDLVALGIVADLATLTGDARYLLQRGLEVLRRTERVGLRAIMERAGIQPAVLNEEDIGFGIGPRLNAVGRLADANVAVPLLTTRDAGLANEIAEELDRLNEQRRLLTDQVYGAACEQIEKDATLAQFAALVLAHPWWHQGVIGIVASRLVEDYGKPVILLASPEGEPARGSARSVDGYNVTEAIATQAHLLHGFGGHPMAAGLAIDADQIDRFRVGVSTALSRQRDGAPPDPVLEIALKVDFNELTPDFADEINAAAPFGPGNPPVHILCTGLDPVGVREIGKTKRHRKVTLRDRRGAEGEVLWWNSTTEPAPTEAIDLVLRARVGYFRGEPSLSLTWQEYREAGGDAHRPAVERIDIVDHRQQADPAAALQGVLDRHPDALVWGEVGPACDAMKGRHEAEPAEVLVIWTCPPHQRVVDDLLARVQPRTVYAFAADPGLDTVAAFRRRLAGVVKYALTELGGRTDIERLAAAMASTELAVRVGLETLGELGVQVRFADRDVLLEAGRRTAPAGLETLSMLLEESAAYRRLFGRVASLDPLLDRSA is encoded by the coding sequence ATGCGCACCTGGCGTCTGCTTCCGCAACATACCCCCATTCCGCCGGCGCTGCTGGACGCCGCGGGCGGAAGGGCGCGGCTGGCGCGCATCCTGATGCAACGCGGACTGGTGGATCCGGACAGGGTGCGCGCGTTTCTCGATCCGGGCGCCTACACGCCGGCTCCACCCGAGGCGATGCCCGGACTCGTCGCCGGCGTGGCACGGATCGAGGCCGCGATTCGCACGGGACAGCGCATCCTTGTCTGGGGCGATTTCGATGTGGACGGGCAGACGTCGACCGCCCTGTTTGTGTCCGCGCTGGAGGGGCTCGGGGCCCGCGTCGATTACCACATCCCCATACGCGCCCGCGAGTCGCACGGGGTGCGCCCCGACGTGCTGCAGACCTATCTGGACGACGGCATCGACCTGCTGGTGACGTGCGATACCGGCATCGCGGCGGCCGACGCCGTGGAGTTGGCGAATGCGGCCGGCGTGGATGTGGTGGTGACCGATCACCACGATCTGCCCGAAACATTGCCCGAGGCGATCGCGCTGGTCAACCCTAAGTTTCTGCCCCCCGAACATCCGCTGTCGACCCTGCCCGGGGTGGGCGTCGTGTACAAGGTGGTCGAGTCGCTGTATGCCCGGGCTGGCCGCGTGGGCGAGGTGGAGGCGTTTCTCGACCTCGTGGCGCTTGGTATCGTCGCCGACCTGGCGACCCTGACGGGCGATGCGCGTTACCTGCTGCAGCGAGGGCTGGAGGTGCTTCGGCGGACCGAACGTGTCGGGCTTCGCGCCATCATGGAGCGCGCCGGCATCCAGCCGGCGGTGCTGAACGAAGAAGATATCGGATTCGGGATCGGCCCGCGTCTCAACGCCGTGGGCCGTCTGGCGGATGCCAACGTGGCGGTCCCGCTGCTCACCACACGGGATGCCGGCCTCGCCAACGAGATTGCCGAAGAGCTCGACCGGCTGAACGAGCAACGCCGGCTGCTCACCGATCAGGTCTATGGCGCCGCGTGCGAACAGATCGAAAAAGACGCCACGCTCGCGCAGTTCGCCGCCCTCGTACTGGCTCATCCGTGGTGGCACCAGGGGGTGATCGGGATCGTGGCCAGCCGCCTGGTTGAAGACTACGGTAAGCCGGTCATCCTGCTCGCGAGCCCGGAGGGCGAGCCGGCCCGCGGCTCGGCGCGATCCGTCGACGGCTACAACGTGACCGAGGCCATCGCCACGCAGGCGCACCTCTTGCACGGATTCGGCGGCCACCCGATGGCGGCCGGCCTCGCGATCGATGCCGATCAGATCGACCGGTTTCGCGTCGGCGTGTCGACGGCGTTGTCCAGACAGCGCGACGGCGCGCCCCCGGATCCCGTGTTGGAGATCGCGCTCAAGGTCGATTTCAACGAACTCACGCCCGACTTTGCGGATGAGATCAACGCCGCCGCGCCGTTCGGACCGGGCAATCCGCCGGTCCACATCCTCTGTACGGGGCTGGACCCGGTTGGCGTTCGCGAGATCGGCAAGACGAAGCGGCATCGGAAGGTTACGCTCCGGGACCGGCGGGGCGCGGAAGGCGAGGTGCTCTGGTGGAACAGCACGACGGAGCCGGCGCCGACTGAGGCGATCGACCTGGTGCTGCGCGCCCGCGTCGGTTATTTTCGAGGAGAGCCGTCGCTGTCGTTGACGTGGCAAGAATACCGCGAGGCCGGCGGCGACGCGCATCGGCCGGCGGTGGAACGCATCGATATCGTCGATCACAGACAGCAAGCCGATCCCGCGGCCGCCTTGCAGGGGGTGCTGGACCGACATCCGGATGCGCTGGTCTGGGGCGAGGTCGGGCCGGCTTGCGACGCGATGAAAGGGCGCCATGAGGCGGAGCCGGCGGAGGTGCTGGTGATCTGGACCTGTCCGCCGCACCAGCGGGTCGTGGACGATCTGCTGGCCCGCGTGCAGCCGCGGACCGTCTATGCCTTTGCAGCGGATCCGGGGCTGGATACCGTGGCGGCTTTCCGCCGGCGGCTCGCCGGCGTCGTCAAATACGCACTGACCGAGCTGGGCGGGCGCACGGACATCGAGCGCCTGGCCGCCGCGATGGCGTCGACCGAACTGGCGGTGCGGGTGGGGTTGGAAACGCTGGGTGAACTCGGCGTTCAGGTCCGGTTCGCCGATCGGGACGTGTTGCTGGAGGCCGGCCGGCGGACGGCTCCGGCGGGGCTGGAGACGCTCTCCATGCTGCTCGAAGAGAGCGCGGCCTACCGCCGGCTTTTCGGGCGCGTGGCATCGCTCGATCCCTTGCTCGACCGGAGCGCCTGA
- a CDS encoding AAA family ATPase has protein sequence MQPAFTEFDALFLDGPAGAGKTTAAVARIRALLDAGVAPESVLLITPQRSYTRAYEPAFTPAEWYRLEKATIGGLARRYVELFWPEVAPTDGFSLDRPPHFLTYEQAQYFMAAVVQPLIERGAFAGTRLTRPRLYSQLLDNLNKAAAHGLDLDRLPAFLDDVAIGEKSGGGMTGDIMAALEGYRAHCRAHSLVDFASYLTLFVGIAGEDTAIRRHLLARYRHLVVDNLEEDVPVAHDLIAAWLPSFESALLVADTEGSYRLFMGASARSAGRLAARCDRHETREIIHTAPPALQAFGEALRRAIRRDAAANQEVAPAGDAASSVTVYVDRLHHGMIDRAAACVGRLTDAGVPPGEIAVIAPMLGDNVHYALTLQLEKMGIASYAHRPSRLLYDEPVTRVMLTLAAFAHPAWEAIPHREAATLLFYRVLGGCDLVRASLLAGAVVPTASEGVALLPFEAAPAGVRDRVSYQIGEAYEGLRAWVEAYAAGEPAPIDHFFSRAFGELLSQPGYGFHRGAAEWQVGAVEAGKLVGALVESAARFRGAAAGMPHASAGKAYRDMVQEGVISAFYAFEWDEPADAVLLAPVHTFLLRNRPVRAQLWLDVGSTAWHRRINQPLTNPYILNREWTPGSTWDDRQEHSFELERLTHAALGLIRRCTGELHLFVSSLSATGRDQKGLLLQALSRAARQVPVDIQSEA, from the coding sequence ATGCAGCCCGCATTCACCGAATTCGACGCCCTGTTTCTCGACGGCCCGGCCGGCGCGGGGAAGACTACGGCGGCCGTGGCGCGGATCCGTGCGCTGCTGGATGCCGGCGTCGCGCCGGAGTCGGTCTTGCTCATCACGCCGCAACGCAGCTACACGCGGGCCTACGAGCCGGCCTTCACGCCGGCGGAGTGGTACCGGCTGGAGAAAGCGACCATCGGGGGGCTGGCGCGTCGGTACGTGGAGCTGTTCTGGCCGGAAGTGGCGCCGACGGACGGGTTTTCACTGGATCGGCCCCCGCATTTTCTGACCTACGAGCAGGCGCAATACTTCATGGCGGCCGTCGTGCAGCCGCTGATCGAGCGGGGCGCCTTCGCCGGCACCCGCCTCACCCGTCCCCGGCTCTACAGCCAGCTGCTCGATAACCTCAACAAGGCGGCCGCGCACGGGCTGGATCTGGATCGTCTGCCGGCTTTTCTGGACGACGTGGCGATCGGCGAAAAGAGCGGCGGGGGGATGACGGGGGACATCATGGCCGCGCTCGAAGGATATCGGGCGCATTGCCGCGCCCACAGTCTGGTCGATTTTGCCTCGTATCTCACCCTGTTCGTCGGCATCGCCGGCGAGGACACGGCCATCCGCCGGCACCTGCTGGCCCGGTACCGGCACCTCGTCGTCGATAACCTCGAGGAGGATGTCCCGGTCGCGCACGACCTGATCGCCGCGTGGCTGCCGTCGTTCGAATCGGCCTTGCTCGTGGCGGATACCGAGGGCTCGTACCGGCTGTTTATGGGCGCGAGCGCGCGCTCGGCCGGCCGCCTGGCTGCCCGGTGCGACCGGCACGAAACGCGGGAAATCATCCATACGGCTCCGCCGGCGCTCCAGGCCTTCGGCGAGGCGCTGCGCCGGGCTATCCGCCGGGATGCCGCCGCAAATCAGGAGGTCGCGCCCGCCGGCGACGCCGCGTCTTCGGTGACGGTGTACGTGGACCGCTTGCACCACGGGATGATCGACCGCGCGGCGGCGTGTGTCGGGCGGCTGACGGACGCCGGCGTGCCGCCGGGGGAGATCGCGGTGATCGCGCCGATGCTCGGCGACAACGTGCATTATGCGCTGACGCTCCAGCTTGAAAAAATGGGGATCGCCTCGTATGCTCACCGGCCTTCGCGCCTGCTGTACGACGAGCCGGTGACGCGCGTCATGCTCACCCTCGCGGCGTTTGCGCACCCGGCGTGGGAGGCAATTCCGCACCGGGAGGCGGCTACGCTGCTCTTTTATCGGGTGCTCGGGGGCTGCGATCTGGTGCGGGCGTCGTTGCTCGCCGGGGCGGTGGTCCCTACGGCGAGCGAGGGCGTGGCGCTGCTGCCCTTCGAGGCGGCCCCGGCGGGCGTGCGAGACCGCGTTTCGTACCAGATCGGCGAGGCCTACGAGGGGCTCCGGGCCTGGGTGGAGGCCTACGCCGCCGGCGAGCCGGCGCCCATCGATCATTTTTTCAGTCGCGCCTTCGGGGAGCTGCTCAGCCAGCCTGGCTACGGATTCCACCGGGGAGCCGCCGAGTGGCAGGTCGGCGCGGTCGAGGCCGGAAAGCTCGTCGGCGCACTGGTCGAATCCGCCGCGCGGTTTCGCGGGGCGGCGGCCGGCATGCCGCACGCCAGCGCCGGGAAGGCCTATCGCGACATGGTCCAGGAAGGCGTGATTTCCGCTTTTTACGCGTTCGAGTGGGACGAGCCGGCGGACGCCGTGCTCCTCGCCCCGGTGCATACGTTCCTGCTTCGGAATCGGCCGGTCCGGGCCCAGCTATGGCTCGATGTAGGCAGCACGGCCTGGCATCGCCGCATCAACCAGCCGCTGACGAATCCCTACATCCTGAACCGCGAATGGACGCCGGGATCGACGTGGGACGACCGGCAGGAGCATTCGTTCGAACTCGAACGCCTCACGCACGCCGCCCTCGGGCTGATCCGCCGCTGCACCGGCGAACTGCATCTCTTCGTGAGTTCGCTCAGCGCGACGGGGCGGGATCAGAAAGGGCTGCTGCTCCAGGCGCTCAGCCGGGCGGCACGTCAGGTGCCGGTAGACATCCAGAGCGAGGCCTGA
- a CDS encoding tetratricopeptide repeat protein, with the protein MPATSATRRILVILLLAVAGAAWNIAPATAQSPADSLHFLEGKAAFDAGRFDEAIEHLTAFVEQSPGAANAYYYLARAYAVQGNEPDATRSINRAIDRD; encoded by the coding sequence ATGCCCGCTACGAGCGCGACACGACGTATTCTGGTCATTCTCCTGCTGGCCGTGGCCGGCGCGGCGTGGAACATCGCGCCGGCCACGGCGCAGTCCCCCGCCGACTCCCTGCACTTCCTGGAGGGCAAGGCGGCCTTCGATGCCGGTCGCTTCGACGAGGCCATCGAACACCTGACGGCGTTTGTCGAACAAAGCCCGGGAGCGGCGAACGCGTATTATTACCTGGCGCGCGCGTATGCCGTGCAGGGCAACGAACCCGATGCCACGCGCTCCATCAACCGCGCCATCGATCGCGACTAG
- a CDS encoding S24 family peptidase codes for MLRSTMAIAVQNIAPRRPQGRATSHPASRESGSVLEPPMCLNDLIAKPAFTFLVRVQGHSLVQAGIIDGDLLVVDRSVRHRNNDFVVAAVQGELTVKRIEYRNGKVRLVSANPEYPPIDIIEEMRFEVLGVVTHVVHFMR; via the coding sequence ATGCTCCGATCGACTATGGCCATAGCAGTGCAGAACATCGCCCCACGCCGCCCCCAGGGACGCGCCACCAGCCATCCGGCCAGCCGGGAGTCCGGCAGCGTGCTCGAGCCGCCGATGTGTTTGAACGACCTGATCGCCAAACCCGCCTTTACCTTTCTGGTGCGGGTGCAGGGCCATTCGCTGGTTCAGGCCGGCATCATCGATGGCGATTTGCTGGTCGTCGACCGCTCGGTGCGGCATCGGAATAACGACTTTGTCGTCGCCGCCGTGCAGGGCGAACTCACGGTCAAGCGCATCGAATACCGCAACGGCAAGGTGCGGCTGGTGTCCGCAAATCCGGAGTACCCGCCGATCGACATTATCGAGGAGATGCGCTTCGAGGTGCTGGGCGTCGTCACGCATGTGGTGCATTTCATGCGCTAG
- a CDS encoding GWxTD domain-containing protein, producing the protein MLRDMLRIDPDNAYANTAIGAERTLVYQHHRNRIRLPELTPFESPLETNREIQHRLVVDDKDIPDAPEPPATQNPFDIEEMRQRGYVVQDLGIRADSAFAEANERLLGVLERDPSYLEAYAPLMALLSGDGDAHGMKYWASTMRQEYPDDYHAWLYLGYATHQLGQTEEAEQAFHEALRLMPADERAVFDDVHRVMNDAGEALAAADPAFSTERFWSRRDPRYLTPSNEREIEHYARLVFADMHFGEEKLSLRGWDSDRGKVYVRYGPPTAMYYMSNQIAGCSGRMTSGNLSSISNFHIFEYPDYRFVFGNAGNFGDAQNVIIPPLNEFTLYTPCSEAFNTVRSTAADFDYVIKTRNTIRETPEAYAYEPAGRKVFFPHLASAFKREGGGSDLYVAYGIPLSVGPRQSALKLDVEAGAFLLAGEEGPVSEKRLHIDEVPGAEAHVFNDATIWIGAMGLDAPAGEHTLAVEFESKTQGALGFERSDITIPDFTSSDFGVSDIQLAYLAEEAETEHIGASYFERRGYRIYPAPWGVFGVEQPLYIYFEMYNLKASAEGSTRYQVEALLIARKDAGRLNQVFRRAFRRGGGGEGVAVRFEGVGSTADDGQYFIMDASNQPPGVYVLALHVTDLESGKTIERVRTVMLE; encoded by the coding sequence ATGCTGCGCGATATGCTGCGCATCGATCCGGACAATGCGTACGCCAACACGGCCATCGGGGCCGAGCGCACCCTCGTCTACCAGCATCACCGCAACCGGATACGCCTGCCGGAACTGACGCCCTTCGAGTCGCCGCTGGAAACCAACCGGGAAATCCAGCACCGGCTCGTGGTGGACGACAAGGACATCCCGGATGCGCCCGAGCCGCCGGCCACGCAAAACCCGTTCGACATCGAGGAGATGCGTCAGCGCGGGTATGTCGTACAGGACCTAGGGATCCGGGCGGACTCCGCCTTTGCGGAGGCGAACGAGCGGCTGCTTGGCGTCCTCGAGCGGGACCCGTCCTATCTCGAAGCCTATGCGCCACTCATGGCCCTGTTGTCCGGCGACGGCGACGCGCATGGCATGAAGTACTGGGCTTCCACCATGCGACAGGAATATCCGGACGACTACCACGCGTGGCTGTATCTCGGATACGCGACGCATCAGCTCGGGCAGACGGAAGAAGCCGAACAGGCCTTTCACGAGGCGCTCCGGCTCATGCCGGCGGACGAGCGCGCCGTGTTCGACGATGTGCATCGGGTCATGAACGACGCCGGCGAGGCGCTCGCCGCGGCGGATCCGGCCTTCAGCACCGAGCGGTTCTGGTCGCGCCGGGATCCGCGGTACCTCACTCCCTCGAATGAACGCGAAATCGAGCATTATGCCCGGCTCGTCTTTGCCGACATGCATTTCGGCGAGGAGAAGCTGTCGTTGCGCGGATGGGATTCCGACCGTGGCAAGGTCTACGTACGCTACGGACCGCCCACGGCCATGTACTACATGAGCAACCAGATTGCAGGCTGCAGCGGCCGGATGACGTCGGGCAATCTGAGCAGCATCAGCAATTTCCACATCTTCGAGTATCCAGACTACCGGTTTGTCTTCGGCAATGCCGGCAATTTCGGGGATGCCCAAAATGTCATCATCCCCCCCCTGAACGAGTTCACGCTCTATACGCCCTGCTCGGAAGCGTTCAATACGGTACGTTCGACCGCGGCGGATTTCGATTACGTCATCAAGACGCGCAATACCATCCGGGAAACGCCGGAGGCCTATGCCTACGAGCCGGCCGGCCGCAAGGTGTTCTTCCCGCATCTGGCCAGCGCCTTCAAGCGCGAAGGCGGCGGGTCCGACCTCTATGTGGCCTATGGCATCCCGCTTTCGGTGGGTCCGCGCCAGAGTGCCCTCAAGCTTGATGTCGAGGCCGGCGCCTTCCTGCTGGCCGGCGAGGAGGGACCGGTATCCGAAAAGCGGCTCCACATCGATGAGGTGCCCGGCGCGGAGGCGCATGTCTTCAACGACGCCACCATCTGGATCGGCGCCATGGGCCTCGATGCGCCGGCCGGCGAGCACACGCTCGCGGTGGAGTTTGAATCCAAAACGCAGGGCGCGCTGGGGTTTGAGCGCTCGGATATCACGATTCCCGATTTCACGTCGAGCGATTTCGGCGTCTCCGATATCCAGCTTGCGTACCTCGCGGAAGAGGCCGAGACGGAGCATATCGGCGCATCCTATTTCGAGCGACGGGGGTATCGCATTTATCCGGCGCCCTGGGGCGTATTCGGCGTCGAGCAGCCGTTATACATCTATTTCGAGATGTACAACCTGAAGGCGTCAGCGGAAGGCAGCACGCGGTATCAGGTCGAGGCGCTCTTGATCGCCCGGAAAGATGCCGGCCGGCTCAATCAGGTGTTTCGGCGCGCGTTTCGACGGGGCGGCGGCGGCGAGGGCGTGGCGGTGCGCTTCGAGGGCGTGGGCTCCACGGCGGACGACGGGCAATACTTCATCATGGATGCCAGTAACCAGCCGCCCGGTGTGTATGTGCTGGCCTTGCATGTGACGGATCTTGAGAGCGGCAAAACGATCGAGCGCGTGCGGACGGTGATGCTCGAGTAA
- a CDS encoding ATP-dependent helicase — MFNPRPAQQAILSYTRGTMGIAAVPGSGKTWTLSRLAASLIQEDRIEDGQEVLVVTLVNSAVDNFRKRIASFLQDEGMIPGIGYHVSTLHSLAYDIVLQAPTTLGLPEDFSIVDERTVEAILREAFHSTYPRYMNTLAGYLVADMPGNKQRGILEKQLPDGLEQVMRNAISHLKNRRVTAASLRAALGEEHPALVGLAAEVYERYQQGLAARSGVDFDDLITFALDVLDHPSSAPLVERLRWQWPYILEDEAQDSSNLQEQILRRLVGRDGNWVRVGDPNQAIYETFTTANPKYLRDFLEEADARRALPNSGRSGRPILRLANALIQWTMEEAPVVDVRDALGTPLIEPTPEGDPQPNPPDDACRITFHYDGASAEQELDLILRSLKKWLPEHPDETVVVLAPTHRQAAEVIHALVVAGLPFTDALLRLTTSTREAAGALCRILQHLAHPASAKMLPIVYRVWFSRVRRDEESDETANRLKEHEALISECADVEAFLWPRPGADWLAAQAAGFGADAVAYFEAFREQLRAWHRLALLPIGELLTGLAQDLFVEPEKLAMTQLFGDELTRRAQPYLYRKDDLPVSLVKANQNMLKKQLDTLDAFQYALQEIAKDQRRLRAIEADKTGFDPEAFRGQVAVATMHGAKGLEWDRVYLMSVNDFHFPAGLDTDSFQSEKWFVREHLNLEAETLAQLDAALDGSSYREGDATRRSRLEYARERLRLLYVGITRARKELIVTSNNGKGKNKPAVVFEALKAWVAAHGA; from the coding sequence ATGTTCAACCCCAGGCCGGCGCAACAGGCCATCCTCTCCTACACCCGGGGCACCATGGGGATTGCCGCGGTGCCCGGCAGCGGGAAGACGTGGACGCTTTCCCGCCTGGCCGCGTCCCTCATCCAGGAAGACCGGATCGAGGACGGCCAGGAGGTGCTGGTGGTCACGCTCGTCAATTCGGCCGTCGACAATTTCCGGAAACGCATCGCGAGCTTCCTGCAGGACGAGGGGATGATCCCGGGGATCGGGTACCACGTGTCGACCCTCCACAGCCTGGCCTACGACATCGTGCTCCAGGCGCCGACCACGCTGGGCCTGCCGGAGGATTTTTCGATCGTCGACGAACGCACGGTCGAGGCGATCCTGCGGGAGGCGTTTCATTCGACCTATCCCCGCTACATGAACACCCTCGCCGGCTACCTCGTCGCCGACATGCCGGGCAACAAACAGCGGGGCATCCTCGAGAAACAGCTGCCGGACGGCCTGGAGCAGGTGATGCGCAACGCAATATCGCACCTGAAAAACCGTCGTGTCACGGCCGCATCGCTGCGCGCGGCACTGGGCGAAGAGCACCCGGCACTCGTCGGGCTCGCCGCCGAGGTCTACGAGCGCTACCAGCAGGGTCTCGCCGCCCGCAGCGGTGTCGACTTCGACGATCTGATCACCTTCGCGCTCGATGTGCTGGATCATCCATCGAGCGCCCCGCTCGTCGAACGGCTGCGGTGGCAGTGGCCCTATATCCTCGAGGACGAGGCGCAAGACAGCAGCAACCTGCAGGAGCAGATCCTCCGCCGGCTCGTCGGCCGCGACGGCAACTGGGTGCGCGTCGGCGATCCCAACCAGGCGATCTACGAGACGTTCACGACGGCGAACCCGAAATACCTGCGCGATTTTCTGGAGGAGGCGGATGCCCGCAGGGCGCTGCCCAACTCGGGACGCTCGGGCCGGCCCATTCTGCGGCTGGCCAATGCGCTCATCCAGTGGACGATGGAGGAGGCGCCGGTCGTCGATGTGCGCGACGCGCTCGGCACGCCCCTCATCGAGCCCACGCCGGAAGGGGATCCGCAGCCGAATCCGCCGGACGACGCCTGCCGGATCACGTTTCATTACGACGGAGCGTCGGCCGAGCAGGAGCTGGATCTCATCCTGCGCTCGCTCAAGAAGTGGCTCCCCGAGCACCCGGACGAAACCGTGGTCGTGCTCGCCCCCACGCACCGCCAGGCGGCGGAAGTCATTCATGCCCTCGTCGTAGCCGGCCTGCCGTTTACCGATGCGCTGCTTCGACTTACGACCTCCACCCGGGAGGCCGCCGGCGCGCTGTGCCGCATCCTGCAGCACCTGGCGCATCCGGCCTCGGCGAAGATGCTCCCCATCGTGTACCGGGTCTGGTTCAGCCGGGTGCGTCGGGATGAGGAGAGCGACGAAACGGCGAACCGGCTCAAGGAGCATGAAGCCCTGATCTCCGAATGCGCCGATGTGGAAGCGTTCCTGTGGCCCCGCCCGGGGGCGGACTGGCTCGCGGCGCAGGCCGCCGGCTTCGGCGCCGACGCCGTCGCGTATTTCGAGGCCTTTCGCGAGCAGCTGCGCGCCTGGCATCGGCTGGCCCTGCTGCCGATCGGCGAACTGCTCACAGGCCTCGCGCAGGATCTGTTCGTCGAACCCGAAAAGCTGGCCATGACGCAGCTGTTTGGAGACGAGCTGACCCGGCGAGCGCAGCCTTATCTGTATAGAAAAGATGACCTTCCGGTCAGTCTAGTAAAAGCCAATCAAAACATGCTGAAAAAGCAACTGGATACGCTCGACGCGTTTCAGTACGCATTGCAGGAGATTGCGAAGGATCAGCGCCGGCTCCGGGCCATCGAGGCGGACAAGACCGGTTTCGACCCCGAGGCGTTCAGGGGCCAGGTGGCCGTGGCCACCATGCATGGTGCGAAAGGCCTGGAGTGGGACCGCGTGTATCTGATGTCCGTCAACGACTTCCACTTCCCCGCCGGACTCGACACCGACTCGTTCCAGTCCGAAAAATGGTTCGTACGCGAGCACCTCAACCTGGAGGCCGAGACGCTCGCGCAGCTGGACGCCGCCCTGGACGGGTCGTCCTATCGGGAAGGCGACGCGACGCGGCGCTCGCGCCTCGAGTATGCCCGCGAGCGGCTTCGGCTGCTATATGTCGGCATCACGCGGGCGCGGAAGGAGTTGATCGTGACGTCCAACAACGGGAAGGGGAAAAACAAGCCGGCCGTCGTATTCGAGGCCCTCAAAGCATGGGTAGCCGCGCATGGAGCATGA
- a CDS encoding PD-(D/E)XK nuclease family protein, whose protein sequence is MEHERPLIFSAHNLQTFVDCERRFELQYLDRMTWPAIPAHPPLAYEQLMADGRRFHRMVEQDLLGAAVLEPTAADTPEVADWWENYGMYDPAGEVEGERFIERMLVGTIGSGGPTLVAQYDLIVWNGEAAVIFDWKTSRQPPQRARLLERMQTRVYRYLLASSGAALTGGTPIPPEAVQMVYWFARYPEEPVVVGYDSDTFRQDERYLTELVDRIAAGRQEGRFPLTEDERLCQYCTYRSFCGRGAAAGPLLGDEADDAVDLALDALGDLDEIEAIAFK, encoded by the coding sequence ATGGAGCATGAACGTCCGCTGATTTTCAGCGCCCACAACCTGCAGACGTTCGTCGACTGCGAGCGCCGGTTCGAGCTGCAGTACCTCGATCGGATGACGTGGCCCGCCATCCCCGCGCATCCGCCGCTGGCTTATGAACAGCTGATGGCCGACGGCCGTCGGTTTCATCGGATGGTCGAGCAGGACCTGCTGGGCGCCGCCGTCCTGGAGCCCACCGCCGCTGACACCCCGGAGGTGGCCGACTGGTGGGAGAACTACGGGATGTACGATCCCGCCGGCGAGGTCGAGGGCGAGCGCTTCATCGAGCGCATGCTGGTCGGCACCATCGGATCGGGTGGCCCGACGCTCGTGGCCCAGTACGACCTGATCGTGTGGAATGGCGAAGCCGCCGTCATCTTCGACTGGAAGACCTCGCGCCAGCCGCCTCAGCGTGCGCGCCTGCTCGAGCGGATGCAGACGCGCGTGTACCGCTATCTGCTCGCGTCGAGTGGCGCGGCGCTCACCGGCGGGACGCCGATCCCTCCCGAGGCTGTGCAGATGGTGTACTGGTTCGCCCGTTATCCCGAGGAGCCCGTCGTCGTCGGTTACGACAGCGATACGTTTCGTCAGGATGAGCGGTATCTGACGGAGCTGGTCGACCGCATCGCGGCCGGCCGGCAGGAAGGGCGCTTCCCGTTGACGGAAGACGAACGCCTGTGTCAGTACTGCACCTACCGGTCGTTTTGCGGCCGCGGTGCGGCAGCCGGACCCCTGCTCGGCGACGAAGCGGACGATGCGGTGGACCTCGCCCTGGATGCGCTCGGCGACCTGGATGAGATCGAGGCGATCGCCTTCAAATAA